Proteins encoded together in one Deinococcus irradiatisoli window:
- the rimO gene encoding 30S ribosomal protein S12 methylthiotransferase RimO, producing MTLLDFPTREAGTPLHEQKNRVGFISLGCPKALVDSERILTQLRAEGYTVADSYESADTVIVNTCGFITPAVEESLSAIGEALDATGKVIVTGCLGERPEKILERHPKVAAITGSEAVDDVMRHVRELLPMEQHPYTDLLPTAAPGTRSGAAVPEREATRHGDVFAPSVKLTPRHFAYLKIAEGCNHTCSFCIIPKLRGQQVSRDAAAVLYEAFRLVAGGTKELVVISQDTSAYGVDIRYRESEFQETQVRAHLTDLAAKLGEMGAWVRMHYVYPYPHVEKVVELMAQGKILPYLDVPLQHASPRVLRAMRRPGAGKQLDTIRRWREICPDITIRSTFIVGFPGETEAEFQELLTFLEEARLDRVGAFPYSDVEEADANVLADPVPEDVKQERLARFMEVAQRISAEKLAEKVGRVMPIIIDEFNDDEGDLPGTRLIGRTKGDAPGIDGQVYLYAGEFAGQVKIGDIVEARIEESDEYDLFGEVVARPAWKPNVPQLGHFSHH from the coding sequence ATGACCTTACTTGACTTTCCCACACGTGAAGCGGGTACGCCGCTTCACGAACAAAAAAACCGGGTGGGCTTCATCAGCCTGGGCTGTCCCAAGGCCCTGGTCGATTCCGAGCGCATCCTGACGCAGTTGCGCGCCGAGGGCTACACGGTGGCCGACAGCTACGAGAGCGCCGATACCGTGATCGTCAACACCTGCGGCTTCATCACGCCCGCCGTCGAGGAGAGCCTCTCGGCCATCGGCGAGGCGCTCGACGCCACCGGCAAGGTCATCGTGACCGGCTGCCTGGGCGAGCGGCCCGAGAAGATTCTGGAGCGCCACCCCAAAGTCGCGGCCATCACCGGCAGCGAAGCGGTGGACGACGTGATGCGCCATGTGCGCGAGCTGCTGCCGATGGAGCAGCATCCCTACACCGACCTTTTGCCCACCGCCGCGCCCGGCACCCGCAGCGGCGCCGCCGTGCCGGAGCGCGAGGCCACCCGCCACGGCGACGTGTTCGCGCCGAGCGTCAAGCTCACCCCGCGCCACTTCGCCTACCTCAAGATCGCCGAGGGCTGCAACCACACCTGCTCGTTTTGCATCATTCCTAAGCTGCGCGGCCAGCAGGTCTCGCGCGACGCGGCGGCGGTGCTCTACGAAGCCTTCCGGCTGGTCGCCGGCGGCACCAAGGAACTCGTGGTGATCTCGCAGGACACCAGCGCCTACGGAGTGGACATTCGCTACCGCGAGAGCGAATTTCAGGAGACCCAGGTGCGTGCTCACCTGACCGACCTGGCCGCCAAACTCGGCGAGATGGGCGCCTGGGTGCGGATGCACTACGTGTATCCGTATCCGCACGTCGAGAAAGTGGTGGAGCTGATGGCCCAGGGCAAGATCCTGCCGTACCTCGACGTGCCGCTGCAGCACGCCAGCCCCCGGGTGCTGCGGGCCATGCGCCGCCCCGGCGCCGGCAAGCAGCTCGACACCATTCGCCGCTGGCGCGAGATCTGCCCCGACATCACCATCCGCTCGACCTTTATTGTCGGTTTTCCCGGCGAGACCGAAGCCGAGTTCCAGGAACTGCTGACCTTTCTCGAGGAAGCCCGGCTCGACCGGGTGGGCGCTTTTCCCTACAGCGACGTGGAAGAAGCCGACGCCAACGTGCTGGCCGATCCGGTGCCGGAAGACGTCAAGCAGGAGCGCCTGGCACGCTTCATGGAAGTGGCCCAGCGTATCAGCGCCGAGAAGCTGGCTGAGAAGGTGGGCCGGGTGATGCCCATCATCATTGACGAGTTCAACGACGACGAGGGCGACCTCCCCGGCACCCGCCTGATCGGCCGTACCAAGGGCGACGCGCCGGGCATCGACGGTCAGGTGTACCTGTATGCCGGCGAGTTCGCCGGACAGGTCAAGATCGGCGACATCGTGGAGGCCCGCATCGAGGAGAGTGACGAGTACGACCTCTTCGGCGAGGTGGTGGCCCGCCCCGCCTGGAAGCCGAACGTGCCGCAGCTGGGGCATTTCTCTCACCACTGA
- a CDS encoding VF530 family DNA-binding protein: protein MASNPHPLHGVTLEQIVTRLSDYYGWEELGRRINIRCFQDNPSVGSSLKFLRKTPWARTKVEELYLYMLRKHRLEFED from the coding sequence ATGGCTTCCAACCCCCACCCCCTTCACGGCGTCACGCTGGAGCAGATCGTGACCCGCCTGAGCGACTACTACGGCTGGGAAGAACTCGGTCGGCGCATCAACATCCGCTGCTTTCAAGACAATCCCAGCGTGGGCAGCAGCCTCAAGTTCCTGCGCAAAACGCCCTGGGCCAGAACCAAGGTCGAGGAGCTTTACCTCTACATGCTCAGAAAGCACCGCCTGGAGTTCGAGGACTGA
- a CDS encoding DUF421 domain-containing protein — translation MDVLWTVLREILTPQGGWSAEFVVRVALSVLLLFALVIFIARFFGARTFASFTSFDFLINVTAGSLVASSIMGQNLVGGALALLCLAVLQWLISLTSARSKRFHDVVDNPPTVLIEHGEYQHGAMRRVRISMQSLEQQLRNQGVTEVGKVQFAILESGGTISVISGSPDQKVETLPRRSG, via the coding sequence ATGGACGTGTTGTGGACGGTACTGCGCGAAATCCTGACCCCGCAGGGCGGCTGGTCGGCCGAGTTCGTGGTGCGGGTAGCCCTCTCGGTGCTGCTGCTGTTCGCGCTGGTGATCTTCATTGCCCGCTTTTTCGGCGCGCGCACCTTCGCTTCGTTTACTTCCTTCGATTTTCTGATCAACGTCACCGCCGGGTCGCTGGTCGCCAGCTCGATCATGGGCCAGAACCTGGTCGGCGGAGCGCTGGCGCTGCTGTGCCTGGCGGTGCTGCAGTGGCTCATCTCGCTGACCAGCGCCCGTTCCAAGCGCTTTCACGACGTGGTGGACAACCCGCCCACCGTGCTGATCGAGCACGGCGAGTACCAGCACGGCGCCATGCGGCGGGTGCGCATCTCGATGCAGTCGCTCGAGCAGCAGCTGCGCAACCAGGGCGTCACGGAAGTGGGCAAGGTGCAGTTCGCCATTCTGGAATCCGGCGGCACCATCTCGGTGATTTCCGGCAGCCCTGACCAAAAAGTGGAAACCCTGCCCCGGCGCAGCGGTTAG
- a CDS encoding ABC transporter permease, which yields MSLAALGSRRSLRGVWPALIWPALLLICLIPGLLNKAVSSLSAGEVPRLDTPLWKLTLFHLGLVLVAEAAVLLIGVPLAVLVTRPGRTSLMRLAEAVTGLGQTVPTLAILALAVPALGFGVQPTLLGLLLYGLVPVVSNGIAGLLAVDKPTLDAARGMGMTGAQRLRRVELPLSLPVLLAGVRTSTVYNVGTATIGAALGASGLGTPIIEGLSQQNTGLVVIGALLAALLALSLDGLLGLAAPSS from the coding sequence GTGAGTCTGGCGGCGCTGGGTTCCCGGCGCTCCCTGCGCGGCGTGTGGCCGGCGCTGATCTGGCCGGCGCTGCTGCTGATCTGCCTGATTCCGGGGCTGCTCAACAAAGCGGTGTCCTCGCTCTCGGCCGGCGAGGTGCCCCGGCTCGACACGCCGCTGTGGAAACTGACCCTCTTTCACCTGGGGCTGGTGCTGGTGGCCGAGGCAGCGGTGCTCCTGATCGGGGTGCCGCTGGCCGTCCTCGTGACGAGGCCGGGGCGCACTTCGCTGATGCGGCTGGCCGAGGCCGTCACCGGGCTGGGGCAGACGGTGCCGACGCTGGCGATCCTGGCGCTGGCGGTGCCGGCGCTGGGCTTCGGGGTGCAGCCCACCCTGCTGGGCTTGCTGCTCTACGGGCTGGTGCCGGTGGTGTCCAATGGCATCGCCGGCCTCCTGGCGGTCGACAAGCCCACCCTCGACGCCGCGCGCGGCATGGGCATGACCGGCGCCCAGCGGCTGCGGCGGGTGGAACTGCCGCTGAGCCTGCCGGTGCTGCTGGCCGGGGTGCGCACCTCCACGGTCTACAACGTCGGCACCGCCACCATCGGCGCGGCGCTGGGGGCCAGCGGGCTGGGCACGCCCATCATCGAGGGTCTCTCGCAGCAGAACACCGGGCTGGTGGTGATCGGGGCGTTGCTGGCCGCGCTGCTGGCGCTGAGCCTGGACGGGCTGCTGGGGTTGGCGGCCCCGTCGAGCTGA
- a CDS encoding ABC transporter ATP-binding protein, whose translation MIELHHLEKRYDDPLTGQPFYAVKDLSLTFPSGEITALLGPSGCGKTTTLRMINRLIEPTGGQIVIEGQDVMNVKPEALRRKIGYVIQQIGLFPHLTVAQNVATVPDLLGAPKAQTRARVRELLDLVGLEPSQFAAKRPSELSGGQQQRVGVARALAADPPVLLMDEPFGALDPLARDKLQEAFREIQQRLKKTIVMVTHDIDEALKLGDKVALLNAGTLAQFGTPDDLVRRPASDFVKQFLGDDALLRQLAGVRSAALARRGDGAGLPQVSGQLDARSALSVMLRERAEAVAVMGEDGQVSGVLSFHDLEQA comes from the coding sequence ATGATCGAACTCCACCACCTGGAAAAACGCTACGACGATCCGCTGACCGGTCAGCCGTTCTACGCCGTCAAAGACCTCAGCCTGACGTTTCCCAGCGGCGAGATCACGGCGCTGCTGGGGCCGTCGGGCTGCGGCAAGACCACCACCCTGCGGATGATCAACCGCCTGATCGAGCCGACCGGGGGCCAGATCGTGATCGAGGGCCAGGACGTCATGAACGTCAAACCCGAAGCGCTGCGCCGCAAGATCGGCTACGTGATTCAGCAGATCGGTCTCTTTCCGCACCTGACGGTGGCCCAGAACGTCGCCACCGTGCCGGACCTGCTCGGCGCGCCCAAAGCCCAGACCCGGGCGCGGGTACGCGAACTGCTGGACCTGGTGGGGCTGGAACCCTCACAGTTCGCCGCCAAGCGCCCCAGCGAACTTTCCGGCGGCCAGCAGCAGCGGGTGGGCGTGGCGCGGGCGCTGGCCGCCGACCCACCGGTCCTGTTGATGGACGAGCCGTTCGGAGCGCTCGACCCGCTGGCCCGCGACAAATTACAGGAAGCCTTCCGCGAGATTCAGCAGCGCCTCAAAAAGACCATCGTGATGGTGACGCACGACATCGACGAGGCCCTCAAGCTGGGCGACAAGGTGGCGCTGCTCAACGCCGGCACGCTGGCGCAGTTCGGTACCCCCGACGACCTGGTGCGCCGACCGGCCAGCGATTTCGTCAAGCAGTTTCTGGGTGACGACGCCCTGCTGCGCCAGCTGGCCGGGGTGCGCTCTGCGGCGCTGGCCCGCCGGGGCGACGGCGCCGGCCTGCCGCAGGTCAGCGGCCAGCTCGACGCCCGCAGCGCCCTGAGCGTGATGCTGCGCGAACGCGCCGAGGCGGTGGCGGTGATGGGCGAGGACGGTCAGGTCAGCGGCGTGCTGTCGTTTCACGACCTGGAGCAGGCGTGA
- a CDS encoding ABC transporter permease, producing MRGTPGAGAAGDALSPAPSSALPLSGDLQAVLWLGAVPMLAATFLPWVLLRPNRLAAGEFLRLPLPEMLLGVAAALLPALAGRFFPRAAPLLASFSLALGAWWLGSRTGAALSGQAEFARASASSGVWLWLLGAAITVYGAGLAGQRWGGAQRWLAWLWLPMVLAAALTGHFASWSVVAEYRVQHDRFLQELWQHLRLILSALGLATLIGAPLSVWASRSARVSGTVLGLAGGIQTVPSLALLGLLIAPLSALANAVPGLRSLGVSGIGVAPALTAMTLYALLPVLRNGVVALRGVLPGVLDAARGMGMTDNQRFWRVQLPLALPVWLSGIRQAAVMLVGVASVAQLIGAGGLGYFIFSGLQSGAADLILLGALPAALLAILLDIVLRGVEALLGRQLGRA from the coding sequence GTGAGAGGGACGCCGGGCGCTGGGGCAGCGGGAGACGCACTCTCCCCTGCCCCTTCGTCTGCACTGCCGCTGAGCGGCGACCTGCAGGCGGTGCTGTGGCTGGGCGCCGTGCCGATGCTGGCCGCCACCTTTTTGCCGTGGGTGCTGCTGAGGCCCAACCGGCTGGCCGCCGGGGAGTTTTTGCGCCTGCCGCTGCCCGAGATGCTGCTGGGCGTGGCGGCGGCGCTTCTGCCCGCGCTGGCCGGGCGCTTTTTTCCGCGCGCCGCGCCGCTGCTGGCGAGCTTCAGCCTGGCGCTGGGCGCGTGGTGGCTCGGCTCGCGGACCGGGGCGGCCCTGAGCGGTCAGGCCGAGTTCGCGCGGGCCAGCGCCAGCAGCGGCGTGTGGTTGTGGCTGCTGGGTGCGGCAATCACGGTGTACGGTGCGGGGCTGGCCGGACAACGCTGGGGCGGCGCTCAGCGCTGGCTGGCCTGGCTATGGCTGCCCATGGTGCTGGCGGCGGCGCTCACGGGCCACTTCGCCAGCTGGTCAGTGGTGGCCGAGTACCGGGTGCAGCACGACCGCTTTTTGCAGGAACTCTGGCAGCACCTGCGCCTGATTCTCTCGGCGCTGGGGCTGGCGACCCTGATCGGCGCGCCGCTGAGCGTCTGGGCCTCGCGCAGCGCCCGGGTGTCGGGCACGGTGCTAGGCCTGGCCGGCGGTATTCAGACAGTGCCGAGTCTGGCGCTGCTGGGCCTGCTGATCGCGCCGCTCTCGGCGCTGGCCAACGCCGTGCCGGGCCTGCGCAGCCTGGGCGTCAGCGGCATCGGGGTGGCGCCGGCCCTCACCGCCATGACGCTCTACGCCTTACTCCCGGTGCTCCGCAACGGGGTGGTGGCGCTGCGCGGCGTGCTGCCGGGGGTGCTCGACGCCGCGCGCGGCATGGGCATGACCGACAACCAGCGCTTCTGGCGGGTGCAGCTGCCGCTGGCGCTGCCGGTGTGGCTCAGCGGCATCCGGCAGGCCGCCGTGATGCTGGTGGGCGTCGCCAGCGTGGCGCAGCTGATCGGCGCGGGCGGGCTGGGTTACTTCATCTTCAGCGGCCTGCAAAGCGGAGCCGCCGATTTGATCCTGCTCGGCGCGCTGCCGGCCGCGCTGCTGGCGATTCTGCTCGATATCGTGCTGCGCGGCGTCGAAGCGCTGCTGGGCCGTCAACTGGGCCGGGCCTGA
- a CDS encoding glycine betaine ABC transporter substrate-binding protein has product MNRLLNTVVMISASALIASAAAKPIVVGGKLDPEAQILGQIIYLTLKNAGLDVTDKTALGDTGVNRKAILAGETDVYPEYTGNAVYLFPEAKIGAKQAGNSGTIYNLAKRLDAKNGITWLKPAKVNNTWVIAVPQSLADSNKIKSVADLAKYLNGGGKFKIAGSPEYFNRPDTMPMFESVYGFKLNADQKLVLAGATPPQAQQAAASGTNGVNAAMAYGTDGTLSALKLVALTDPKGAQAVYQPAPIIRSDVLKAHPEIAGILNKAFASLDQPTLQKLNGQVALEGRSAQDVASTYLKSKNLIK; this is encoded by the coding sequence ATGAACCGACTCCTGAATACCGTCGTGATGATCTCGGCCTCGGCCCTGATCGCCAGCGCCGCCGCCAAGCCGATCGTGGTGGGCGGCAAGCTCGATCCCGAAGCGCAGATCCTGGGCCAGATCATCTACCTGACCCTCAAAAACGCCGGTCTGGACGTAACCGACAAGACCGCCCTGGGCGACACCGGCGTCAACCGCAAGGCCATCCTGGCCGGCGAGACCGACGTGTACCCCGAGTACACCGGCAACGCCGTGTACCTGTTTCCCGAGGCCAAGATCGGGGCCAAGCAGGCCGGCAATTCCGGCACCATCTACAACCTCGCCAAGCGCCTCGACGCCAAGAACGGCATCACCTGGCTCAAGCCCGCCAAGGTCAACAACACCTGGGTGATCGCCGTGCCGCAAAGCCTGGCCGACAGCAACAAAATCAAGAGCGTGGCCGACCTCGCCAAGTACCTCAACGGCGGCGGCAAGTTCAAGATCGCCGGCAGCCCCGAGTACTTCAACCGCCCCGACACCATGCCGATGTTCGAGAGCGTTTACGGCTTCAAGCTGAATGCCGATCAGAAGCTGGTGCTGGCTGGCGCCACACCGCCGCAGGCCCAGCAGGCGGCAGCCAGCGGCACCAACGGCGTCAACGCTGCGATGGCCTACGGCACCGACGGCACCCTCAGCGCCCTGAAACTGGTGGCCCTCACCGATCCCAAGGGCGCCCAGGCGGTGTACCAGCCCGCGCCGATCATCCGCAGCGACGTGCTCAAGGCGCACCCGGAAATTGCCGGCATCCTCAACAAGGCCTTCGCCAGCCTCGATCAGCCGACCCTGCAAAAGCTCAACGGTCAGGTGGCGCTCGAAGGCCGCAGCGCCCAGGACGTCGCCAGCACCTACCTCAAGTCCAAGAACCTGATCAAGTAA
- a CDS encoding HU family DNA-binding protein, which produces MAKSSTKAAAAKPAAKAAAPKKAAAPAAETSEKIAKTQIIDMVADRTSLNKKQAGESVAVMLDVVVEALKDGKSVGLPGLGTFSVAKTAARQGVRPGTSEKITIPAGKKVRFKVASTLKGNL; this is translated from the coding sequence ATGGCTAAAAGTAGTACCAAAGCGGCGGCGGCCAAGCCTGCGGCCAAAGCGGCTGCGCCCAAGAAAGCGGCGGCGCCTGCGGCCGAAACCAGCGAGAAGATCGCCAAGACCCAGATCATCGACATGGTCGCCGACCGCACCAGCCTGAACAAGAAGCAGGCCGGCGAATCGGTCGCGGTGATGCTCGACGTCGTGGTCGAAGCGCTCAAGGACGGCAAGAGCGTCGGCCTGCCGGGCCTGGGCACCTTCAGCGTCGCCAAGACGGCGGCGCGTCAGGGCGTGCGCCCCGGCACCAGCGAGAAGATCACCATTCCCGCCGGCAAGAAGGTGCGCTTCAAGGTCGCCAGCACCCTCAAAGGCAACCTCTAA
- a CDS encoding HesA/MoeB/ThiF family protein yields the protein MSGAPTLSRSELRRYSRQLLLSEFAGGQERLKAARVLVIGAGGLGCPVLAYLAGAGVGFLRIADGDTVSLSNLHRQTLYTQADVGRSKAQLAAARLQQVNPYVAVEAAPALSAETAAALLGGVSLVIDASDNFGTRYLVHDLCTAAGLPWVWGAAGGLEGMVSVFGPEFGLRDVFPTSEGAESCDEIGVVGPLLGVVGSVMAMEALKLLTGQPDVLTGRLWTYDALSARVRVVRLPDRTSAAT from the coding sequence ATGTCCGGGGCTCCCACCCTCTCGCGCAGCGAACTGCGGCGCTACAGCCGCCAGCTGCTGCTGAGCGAATTTGCCGGGGGTCAGGAGCGCCTCAAAGCCGCCCGCGTGCTGGTGATCGGGGCCGGTGGGCTGGGCTGCCCGGTGCTGGCGTATCTGGCCGGGGCCGGGGTGGGCTTCTTGAGAATCGCCGACGGCGACACGGTGTCGCTGAGTAACCTCCACCGGCAGACGCTCTACACCCAGGCCGACGTGGGCCGCTCCAAGGCGCAGCTCGCTGCCGCCCGCCTCCAGCAGGTCAACCCTTACGTGGCCGTCGAGGCCGCGCCGGCCCTGAGCGCCGAGACGGCGGCGGCCCTGCTCGGCGGCGTCTCGCTGGTGATCGACGCCAGTGACAATTTCGGCACCCGCTACCTGGTGCACGATCTGTGTACGGCGGCGGGCCTGCCGTGGGTCTGGGGCGCGGCCGGGGGACTGGAAGGCATGGTCAGCGTCTTCGGTCCCGAATTCGGCCTGCGCGACGTGTTTCCCACCTCCGAAGGGGCCGAGTCGTGCGACGAGATCGGCGTGGTGGGGCCGCTGCTGGGGGTGGTGGGCAGCGTGATGGCGATGGAAGCGCTCAAGCTGCTGACCGGGCAGCCGGACGTGCTGACGGGTCGGCTGTGGACATACGACGCCCTCAGCGCCCGGGTGCGGGTGGTGCGCCTGCCAGACCGAACTTCAGCAGCAACATAA
- a CDS encoding isochorismatase, with protein sequence MSHPSGHALLLLDVQRCHHEASEAQGDGASGRRLASWRQAVGQARQRGDLVVFLQRDGPAGSATEPLTRGWTLHPDFRVEADDALLRFGAEDAFAGSSLTLELRSRGVSSLSILALPGSPAAEATRRGAEQAGFRITAWQAPL encoded by the coding sequence ATGAGTCATCCGAGCGGCCACGCCCTTCTACTTCTCGATGTGCAGCGCTGCCACCACGAAGCGTCCGAAGCGCAGGGTGACGGCGCCTCCGGACGGCGGCTGGCGTCCTGGCGGCAGGCCGTGGGGCAGGCCCGGCAACGCGGCGATCTGGTGGTGTTCTTGCAGCGCGACGGCCCGGCGGGCAGTGCCACCGAACCGCTGACGCGCGGCTGGACGCTGCATCCGGACTTCCGGGTCGAGGCCGACGACGCGCTGCTGCGCTTCGGGGCCGAAGACGCCTTCGCCGGCAGCAGCCTGACCCTGGAACTTCGCAGCCGGGGCGTCTCCAGCCTGAGCATCCTGGCGCTGCCCGGCAGCCCGGCGGCCGAAGCGACCCGGCGGGGCGCCGAGCAGGCCGGCTTTAGAATCACCGCATGGCAAGCACCGCTGTGA
- a CDS encoding M42 family metallopeptidase, translated as MASTAVSTAFPTEFLLRLLNTPSPTGLTGQATALIEQEVRALGLEPRRTRKGALSWTLPGTDRAAGHLALSAHTDTLGAMVKAILPDGRLRLSPLGGYDWATVEGEYVQVHRQSGDTLSGTVVNDCQSFHVWAPKLRELRRDEGNLAVRLDDRTDSAEQTRALGVEVGDFVSFDPRAVLTPAGYLKSRHIDDKACVAALLEISRQLLERPAPVTVSCWVTTYEEVGHGAAPSFAVPELGEADELIALDMAAVGSGQTSSEHHVTLCVKDGSGPYDHALNSRLRQAARRAGIDLKVDIYTYYSSDASAAWRAGQDLPTALIGPGVDASHAYERTHLDALDATVQLVLTYCHTSPGA; from the coding sequence ATGGCAAGCACCGCTGTGAGCACGGCCTTCCCGACAGAGTTTCTCCTGCGCCTCCTCAACACCCCCAGCCCCACCGGCCTGACCGGACAGGCCACCGCCCTGATCGAGCAGGAAGTGCGGGCGCTGGGCCTCGAGCCGCGCCGCACCCGCAAGGGCGCGCTCAGCTGGACGCTGCCCGGCACCGACCGCGCCGCCGGCCATCTGGCGCTGAGCGCCCACACCGACACGCTCGGGGCGATGGTCAAGGCGATCTTGCCGGACGGCCGGCTGCGCCTGAGCCCGCTCGGCGGCTACGACTGGGCGACCGTGGAAGGCGAGTACGTGCAGGTTCACCGCCAGTCCGGCGACACGCTCAGCGGCACGGTGGTCAACGACTGCCAGAGTTTCCACGTCTGGGCGCCGAAGCTGCGCGAACTGCGCCGCGACGAGGGTAACCTCGCCGTGCGCCTCGACGACCGCACCGACAGCGCCGAGCAGACCCGCGCCCTGGGCGTCGAGGTGGGTGATTTCGTCAGCTTCGATCCGCGGGCGGTGCTGACGCCCGCCGGCTACCTGAAAAGCCGCCACATCGACGACAAGGCCTGCGTGGCGGCGCTGCTGGAGATTTCCCGGCAGCTGCTGGAGCGCCCCGCGCCGGTGACCGTCAGCTGCTGGGTGACCACCTACGAGGAGGTCGGACACGGCGCGGCGCCGAGCTTTGCCGTGCCGGAACTGGGCGAGGCCGACGAGCTGATCGCCCTGGACATGGCGGCGGTGGGCAGCGGCCAGACCAGCAGCGAGCACCACGTCACCCTGTGCGTCAAGGACGGCAGCGGTCCCTACGACCACGCGCTGAACAGCCGCCTGCGCCAAGCGGCCCGCCGCGCCGGGATCGACCTCAAGGTGGACATCTACACCTACTACTCCTCGGACGCCAGCGCCGCCTGGCGGGCCGGACAGGACCTGCCCACCGCGCTGATCGGCCCCGGCGTGGACGCCAGCCACGCCTACGAGCGCACCCACCTCGACGCGCTGGACGCGACGGTGCAACTGGTGCTGACGTACTGTCACACTTCGCCCGGCGCCTGA
- a CDS encoding cytochrome P450, giving the protein MTVPETQVRPAFADVQTIYSRAALPDPYPLYQRARQHGEVVALPEWNAAAVFGHDEASQVLRSPAALSGQQLGEEFGGGQTEDGQPGLPEALKLLAPMMLFHNGPSHARLRGLVSAAFTPRVVAEQEELVRSLVRECLAGVGEGPFDVVDKLAIPLPVGVITGMLGLSKADEQQFRDWTQSVAELLGGVDNSPELMARIEQDAREMRSYFRGLADDLRARPQPGLLSALAAAEDEEGRLSSDELLANAVLLLAAGHETTSNLIGRGVLELHRQAGAWNSLLELPEIGNAVADELLRFTSPVQFTGRTLGAPLELGGQVYPAGTRMLLMLAAANRDARTFADPDRLDFSRPNAARHLAFASGPHYCLGASLARLETRVVFGELSRYPQLRVPQQPLHYRPNLTLRGLSRLTVELGPRA; this is encoded by the coding sequence ATGACTGTTCCTGAAACGCAAGTGCGCCCCGCTTTCGCCGACGTTCAGACGATCTACTCGCGGGCCGCGCTGCCGGACCCCTATCCGCTGTACCAGCGCGCCCGCCAGCACGGCGAGGTGGTGGCGCTGCCGGAGTGGAACGCGGCGGCGGTGTTCGGCCACGACGAGGCGAGCCAGGTGCTGCGCTCGCCCGCCGCCCTGTCGGGCCAGCAACTCGGCGAGGAATTCGGCGGCGGCCAGACGGAAGACGGTCAGCCGGGCCTGCCGGAAGCGCTCAAACTGCTCGCGCCGATGATGCTGTTTCACAACGGCCCCTCGCACGCCCGGCTGCGCGGACTGGTGAGCGCGGCGTTCACGCCCCGGGTGGTGGCCGAGCAGGAAGAGCTGGTGCGCTCGCTGGTGCGCGAATGCCTCGCTGGGGTGGGCGAGGGGCCCTTCGACGTGGTGGACAAGCTGGCGATTCCGCTGCCGGTGGGAGTGATCACCGGAATGCTGGGGTTGTCGAAGGCCGACGAGCAGCAGTTTCGCGACTGGACCCAGAGCGTGGCCGAACTGCTCGGCGGGGTGGACAACTCACCGGAGCTGATGGCCCGCATCGAACAAGATGCCCGCGAGATGCGCAGCTACTTCCGGGGACTGGCCGACGACCTGCGCGCCCGCCCGCAGCCGGGCCTGCTCAGCGCCCTGGCCGCCGCCGAGGACGAGGAAGGCCGCCTGAGCAGCGACGAACTGCTGGCCAATGCCGTGCTGCTGCTGGCCGCCGGGCACGAGACCACCAGCAACCTGATCGGGCGCGGGGTGCTGGAACTGCACCGACAGGCCGGGGCCTGGAACAGCCTGCTGGAACTGCCGGAGATCGGCAACGCGGTGGCCGACGAACTGCTGCGCTTCACCAGCCCGGTGCAGTTCACCGGCCGGACGCTGGGCGCGCCGCTGGAACTCGGCGGGCAGGTGTACCCCGCCGGCACCCGGATGCTGCTGATGCTGGCGGCGGCCAACCGCGACGCCCGGACCTTCGCCGACCCCGACCGCCTGGACTTCTCGCGGCCCAACGCCGCGCGCCACCTGGCCTTTGCCAGCGGGCCGCACTACTGCCTGGGGGCCAGCCTGGCGCGGCTGGAAACGCGGGTGGTGTTCGGCGAGTTGAGCCGCTATCCGCAGTTGCGGGTGCCGCAGCAACCGCTGCACTACCGCCCCAACCTCACCCTGCGCGGGCTGAGCCGCCTGACGGTGGAACTCGGGCCGCGCGCCTGA